The Dendrosporobacter quercicolus genome window below encodes:
- a CDS encoding spore germination protein: MDGNSKMKVHKLSAAVPHAAMNKARERLHALRRLTSQGAELGEELSQVVERIRQVAAPADQPFLFTGQLAENQHLLQAALRDCDDVKYRTFETIGRKALLVYLDGMTDTVMLEKNVLETLMQAEEPQSAAGFELEKTLSTLFTTSSLTVVTNTAVALEAILIGHALILLDGVAKGIVIGSIKHVKRNVETARSEGSVRAPFDAFNETLQDNIVLIRRRSRDPQLKVRIIRVGERTKTALAVIYVANLVKPGLVEELFRRLEAIHTDRILLATNLSEAITDHPWTPFPQVIDTEMPERVVASLYEGRVAILTDNTPFCLIVPCTYTAIMQSTDDFSVQPVIGSLLRLTRHVAAFVAIYLPAIYIAIVSYHPGILPTPLAISIAELRAKTPFPSFLEAVMMEVLLELIQEAVVRLPNKLVGVASMLGAFVIGTTVVQAGLINPLLVVVTSVTAIASFSISSYNFGIALRALRIPMFIAASVLGLYGVIISALLVTIHLCSLRSFGESWLGGAGDITLLQDWKDGIVRLPARYLRSRPKEMGGQELSRAGDDSG, encoded by the coding sequence ATGGACGGTAATTCTAAAATGAAGGTTCATAAACTGTCGGCAGCTGTCCCGCACGCTGCAATGAATAAAGCCCGGGAAAGGCTGCATGCCTTGCGGCGGCTCACGTCACAGGGAGCCGAACTGGGCGAGGAATTGTCGCAGGTGGTCGAACGGATCCGCCAGGTCGCGGCGCCGGCTGACCAGCCGTTTCTGTTTACCGGGCAGTTGGCTGAGAATCAGCATTTATTACAGGCTGCGCTGCGGGACTGTGATGACGTCAAATACCGCACCTTTGAGACTATAGGCCGCAAAGCCCTGCTGGTCTATCTGGATGGCATGACCGATACCGTCATGCTGGAAAAAAACGTGCTGGAGACCTTGATGCAGGCTGAGGAGCCGCAGTCCGCAGCAGGCTTTGAGCTGGAAAAAACGCTGTCGACGCTGTTTACCACCAGTTCACTGACGGTCGTTACCAATACGGCGGTAGCACTGGAGGCAATTTTGATCGGCCATGCTTTAATCCTCCTGGACGGCGTTGCCAAGGGAATCGTGATCGGTTCGATTAAACACGTCAAACGCAATGTGGAAACAGCCAGAAGTGAAGGCAGCGTCAGAGCGCCGTTCGACGCCTTTAACGAGACCTTGCAGGACAATATCGTACTCATTCGCCGGCGTTCACGCGACCCTCAGCTTAAGGTGCGGATCATCAGGGTGGGTGAGCGGACGAAAACCGCGCTGGCTGTCATTTATGTCGCCAATCTTGTCAAGCCCGGGTTGGTCGAAGAGTTGTTCCGCCGGCTTGAGGCGATCCACACGGACCGTATTCTGCTGGCCACCAATTTGTCTGAAGCTATTACAGATCATCCCTGGACGCCCTTTCCTCAGGTCATCGATACGGAAATGCCGGAACGGGTGGTGGCTTCGTTATATGAGGGGCGGGTAGCCATCCTGACCGACAATACGCCCTTTTGTCTGATTGTTCCCTGCACCTATACCGCCATCATGCAGTCGACCGACGATTTTTCGGTTCAGCCGGTCATTGGCAGCCTGCTGCGCCTGACCCGGCATGTAGCGGCCTTTGTCGCCATCTACCTGCCGGCGATTTACATTGCCATTGTCTCTTATCATCCGGGCATATTGCCCACTCCGCTGGCCATATCCATTGCCGAGCTGCGGGCCAAGACGCCGTTTCCGTCTTTTCTGGAGGCGGTGATGATGGAGGTGCTGCTGGAGCTGATTCAGGAGGCTGTCGTGCGGCTGCCGAATAAGCTGGTCGGCGTTGCCAGTATGCTTGGCGCTTTTGTTATTGGCACAACCGTAGTACAGGCCGGCCTAATCAATCCTCTGCTGGTCGTGGTGACTTCGGTCACCGCCATCGCTTCTTTCAGCATCAGCAGTTACAATTTCGGCATTGCCCTGCGGGCGCTGCGGATCCCCATGTTTATTGCCGCGTCGGTGCTGGGCTTGTACGGTGTAATCATCAGCGCCTTGCTGGTGACCATTCATTTATGCTCACTGCGCAGCTTTGGCGAATCCTGGCTGGGCGGAGCCGGCGACATTACTTTACTGCAGGACTGGAAGGACGGCATCGTGCGGCTGCCGGCCAGATATCTGCGCAGCAGGCCCAAGGAAATGGGCGGTCAGGAGCTGAGCCGGGCTGGTGACGACAGTGGCTAA
- the yabQ gene encoding spore cortex biosynthesis protein YabQ, whose protein sequence is MDFTGQAATFLTTLVLGALLSVIFDFYRVLRGIFKPRSAITYVFDLLYWLLAIFLAFSALLISNWGELRFYIFIGLAGGALLYFRLLSRYVLFALIRSIRLLLLTITWFKALAVKLIVQPVVYCAGFACRPFVYGAGRTAAVRRRLAGWLRARLRRPPNQDVPPK, encoded by the coding sequence ATGGATTTTACCGGCCAGGCCGCAACTTTTTTGACCACTTTGGTTCTTGGGGCGCTGTTGAGCGTTATTTTTGACTTTTACCGGGTGCTGCGCGGTATTTTCAAGCCCCGCTCCGCCATTACGTATGTATTTGATTTGCTATACTGGCTGCTGGCGATTTTTCTGGCCTTTAGCGCTCTGTTGATCAGCAACTGGGGGGAGTTGCGCTTTTATATCTTTATCGGACTGGCCGGCGGAGCCCTCCTGTATTTCCGGTTACTCAGCCGTTATGTGCTGTTTGCCCTCATTCGTTCCATTCGCCTGCTGCTGCTGACCATTACCTGGTTCAAGGCGCTGGCGGTAAAACTCATTGTTCAACCGGTTGTTTACTGCGCCGGCTTCGCCTGCAGGCCGTTTGTTTATGGAGCAGGAAGAACGGCCGCAGTCCGGCGGCGGCTGGCCGGCTGGCTCCGGGCCAGACTGCGGCGGCCGCCCAATCAGGATGTCCCGCCTAAATAG
- the yabP gene encoding sporulation protein YabP — protein MPIDKTPVWRHQLTLVDREELNVDGVISLGSYDEKEVVMETEQGMMLVRGDGLNIKQLNLDQGNIIIDGIIKAISYEEAGQSKKGLLNRLLK, from the coding sequence ATGCCAATAGATAAAACGCCAGTCTGGCGGCACCAGCTGACTTTGGTGGACCGCGAAGAGCTGAATGTCGACGGAGTAATCAGTTTAGGCAGTTATGATGAAAAAGAAGTTGTTATGGAAACTGAGCAGGGCATGATGCTGGTACGGGGCGACGGACTCAATATCAAGCAGTTAAATCTGGATCAGGGCAATATTATTATTGACGGAATCATTAAGGCCATCAGTTATGAGGAGGCCGGCCAGTCCAAAAAAGGCCTGCTCAACCGGCTGTTGAAGTAA
- a CDS encoding SpoIID/LytB domain-containing protein, with protein sequence MNNKNRKAYLLVVLLTVSALIFAACSRQPQKMPEPGDQGAPQQNTQGTEPDISVYMHESGEKKSMKMEDYIAGVVAGEMKSDWPVTALAAQAIIARTFTVQAIEEKGGVPERGTQASTDIKEFQAYSAAAVNDNVRKAVEMTRGMIITYQGKPAQTWFHASAGGMTATAKEGLDYQQAEPPYIQSVQSPDELAPADVKNWTAAFSKQQVMAVLAGKGQTVNRIDSIEIGQKGPSGRAMTLVINKNINISGPQMRLGLGSTELKSMLLDKIEVTGDRVTFSGRGYGHGVGLSQWGANKLATMGKTPEEIIAHYFTGVTVEKRWN encoded by the coding sequence ATGAACAATAAAAATCGCAAGGCCTATTTACTGGTGGTGCTGCTGACCGTGAGCGCTCTAATTTTCGCTGCCTGCTCCCGGCAGCCGCAGAAGATGCCGGAACCGGGAGATCAGGGAGCGCCACAGCAAAATACTCAGGGAACTGAGCCGGATATTTCCGTTTATATGCACGAATCAGGCGAAAAAAAATCAATGAAGATGGAGGACTATATTGCCGGAGTAGTGGCCGGTGAGATGAAATCCGACTGGCCCGTCACAGCGCTGGCGGCGCAGGCCATCATTGCCCGGACCTTTACCGTCCAGGCGATTGAGGAAAAAGGCGGCGTTCCCGAACGGGGAACTCAGGCTTCAACCGATATCAAGGAATTTCAGGCTTACAGCGCCGCCGCTGTCAATGACAATGTGCGAAAAGCAGTAGAAATGACCCGCGGCATGATCATCACTTATCAGGGCAAGCCGGCGCAAACCTGGTTTCACGCTTCAGCCGGAGGAATGACGGCCACGGCCAAAGAAGGCCTGGATTATCAACAAGCCGAACCGCCCTATATTCAGTCAGTTCAGTCGCCGGATGAGCTTGCGCCGGCTGATGTGAAAAACTGGACAGCGGCTTTTTCCAAACAGCAGGTAATGGCTGTACTGGCCGGGAAAGGCCAAACCGTTAACCGTATTGACAGTATTGAGATTGGTCAAAAAGGCCCGTCGGGGCGGGCGATGACTTTGGTCATTAATAAAAATATCAATATATCAGGTCCCCAAATGCGTCTTGGACTGGGCAGTACGGAGTTGAAATCTATGCTGCTTGATAAAATTGAGGTAACCGGAGACCGGGTGACATTTTCCGGCCGAGGCTATGGCCACGGCGTCGGCCTGTCGCAATGGGGGGCGAATAAGCTGGCGACTATGGGAAAAACCCCTGAAGAAATCATTGCCCACTATTTTACAGGGGTAACAGTGGAAAAACGCTGGAACTGA
- a CDS encoding GerAB/ArcD/ProY family transporter → MTTVANLEAKFQISPWQLALLVTATAFGPGIIIGGRALAEAAGVHQWLVLLMGSAVHCVFALMMLQLGLSHPGLGLVEIMPSLWGRFWGNIITLAYIGLYITYFTVTLGVFSRIITVFMFDRTPPEILAMGMLIACTYCAVQDFGTILRILQFVFLTTVLVFVLIFFTGILSAQPEHLLPFWPQDFGSLLTAVPTIWHVYAGYEVILLILPLLVCRTTKPGKTVAMAFGFMGCIHVAFALLTVSVLSAENAKNLAFPAMEVVRFVELPGTFVERLETYLLGAWIPNVFTSLSVFLYMPAFALMKLCGHSDHRPWVLLLGPWLLFVSTFFSDMMILIQSVSSMMQKLAWLLSAVIVPASLVLTWRKKRRAKHDSTG, encoded by the coding sequence GTGACGACAGTGGCTAATTTAGAGGCCAAATTTCAGATTTCCCCCTGGCAGTTAGCTTTGCTGGTGACCGCCACGGCGTTCGGGCCAGGGATCATCATTGGCGGCCGGGCGCTAGCCGAAGCCGCCGGCGTTCACCAATGGCTGGTTTTGTTGATGGGATCAGCCGTTCATTGTGTATTTGCGCTCATGATGCTCCAGCTGGGGCTGAGCCATCCCGGCCTTGGCTTAGTGGAAATTATGCCCAGCCTGTGGGGCCGTTTCTGGGGCAATATCATTACCCTGGCTTATATTGGCCTGTACATCACCTATTTTACAGTCACTTTGGGGGTGTTCAGCCGGATCATTACCGTTTTTATGTTTGACCGGACGCCGCCGGAAATTCTGGCGATGGGGATGCTGATTGCCTGTACTTATTGCGCCGTCCAGGATTTTGGCACGATATTACGAATCCTGCAATTTGTGTTCCTTACCACTGTGCTGGTCTTTGTCCTCATTTTTTTCACCGGCATATTAAGCGCCCAGCCCGAACATTTGCTGCCGTTCTGGCCTCAGGATTTCGGCAGCCTGTTAACAGCGGTGCCTACGATCTGGCACGTGTACGCCGGTTATGAGGTGATCCTGCTGATCCTGCCCCTGCTGGTCTGCCGTACGACCAAACCCGGTAAAACAGTGGCGATGGCATTTGGCTTTATGGGGTGCATTCATGTTGCCTTTGCTCTGCTCACCGTTAGTGTGTTATCAGCTGAAAATGCCAAAAACCTGGCTTTTCCAGCCATGGAAGTGGTCCGGTTTGTCGAACTGCCGGGCACCTTTGTCGAGCGGCTGGAGACCTATCTGCTGGGCGCCTGGATTCCCAATGTGTTCACTTCACTGTCCGTTTTTTTGTACATGCCGGCTTTTGCGTTAATGAAGCTCTGCGGGCACAGTGATCACCGGCCCTGGGTGCTGCTGCTGGGGCCCTGGCTGTTGTTTGTTTCCACCTTTTTCAGCGACATGATGATCCTGATCCAATCTGTTTCCAGCATGATGCAGAAGCTGGCCTGGCTGCTGTCGGCGGTGATTGTGCCGGCCAGTCTGGTTTTGACTTGGCGCAAGAAACGGAGGGCAAAGCATGATTCAACAGGCTAA
- the pstA gene encoding phosphate ABC transporter permease PstA yields MPARLVNQLATIMMWLAGMLIIGILTVFLGYILYKGLPVLSFGFLFGMPSEISAGGGVGPQLFNSFYILFLSMACSIPVAIGAGIYLAEYAGNNRLTDLIRLSTESLASVPSIVLGLFGMIIFVNYFGLGFSILGGALTLMLLNLPVLVRVTEESVRTVPSHYREASLALGATKWQTIWRVILPNALPGIMTGITLTAGRALGETAILIFTAGTTVSRVVPDFEVTAAGETLAVHLWYVMAVGLVPDRISIADGIGALLILTILVINLVVLIPGKLLQRKLGASGH; encoded by the coding sequence GTGCCGGCGAGACTGGTAAATCAACTGGCCACCATAATGATGTGGCTGGCGGGAATGCTGATTATCGGCATTCTGACCGTGTTTTTAGGTTATATTTTATATAAAGGGCTGCCGGTATTATCGTTTGGTTTTCTCTTTGGAATGCCCAGTGAGATTAGCGCAGGCGGCGGGGTCGGCCCGCAACTGTTTAATTCCTTTTATATCCTGTTTTTATCGATGGCCTGTTCGATTCCGGTGGCCATTGGCGCGGGAATTTATCTGGCCGAATATGCCGGCAATAACCGGCTGACTGATTTAATCCGCCTTAGTACGGAAAGTCTGGCCAGTGTGCCGTCCATTGTACTGGGATTATTCGGGATGATTATTTTTGTAAATTATTTTGGACTGGGCTTTAGCATTCTTGGCGGGGCTTTGACTCTGATGCTGCTTAATTTGCCGGTGCTGGTCCGGGTGACGGAAGAGTCGGTGCGTACTGTGCCAAGCCATTACCGTGAGGCCAGCCTGGCGTTGGGCGCTACCAAATGGCAGACCATCTGGCGGGTTATACTGCCCAATGCCTTACCGGGCATTATGACCGGTATAACCCTGACCGCCGGCCGGGCGCTGGGTGAAACCGCCATTCTGATCTTTACCGCCGGGACGACAGTGTCGCGGGTGGTGCCGGATTTTGAGGTTACCGCCGCCGGGGAAACCCTGGCCGTTCATCTGTGGTATGTCATGGCCGTTGGCCTGGTTCCCGACCGAATAAGCATTGCCGACGGCATTGGCGCATTATTGATCCTAACTATTCTGGTGATTAACCTGGTGGTGCTCATTCCAGGAAAATTACTGCAAAGAAAACTTGGCGCTTCTGGTCACTAA
- a CDS encoding lytic transglycosylase domain-containing protein: MRSRWLSVWYALLILLAVEIIAYGLAGIAVNLYRSSVWRNFNAGVREMREVDEKTPYAEYINRYAREQGVSPAIVAAVMQAESSFQPRALSPSGAYGLMQVIPGTWRQVNQQLKVCSSRHAGDCTVECYYNPELNTRIGTAYLGQLNQQFAGDMVLALAAYNAGPGAVEAYGGIPPYEETQSYVQRVIGYWYQTVGKGLPADSGYAGQWESIQAGLGWLTVITVGLAVLAGRRLYRSAGSWRWR, from the coding sequence GTGCGGAGCCGCTGGCTGTCGGTATGGTATGCATTGTTAATCCTTCTGGCGGTTGAAATCATTGCCTATGGTTTAGCCGGTATCGCCGTCAATCTTTATCGCAGCAGCGTTTGGCGAAACTTTAACGCCGGGGTCAGGGAGATGCGGGAAGTTGACGAAAAAACTCCCTATGCCGAATATATTAACCGCTATGCCCGGGAGCAAGGGGTCAGCCCGGCAATTGTCGCCGCAGTCATGCAAGCGGAGAGTTCTTTTCAGCCGCGGGCCTTATCACCCAGCGGCGCGTATGGTTTAATGCAGGTAATACCCGGGACCTGGCGTCAGGTCAATCAGCAATTAAAGGTGTGCAGCAGCCGGCATGCCGGCGACTGCACAGTAGAATGCTATTATAACCCGGAGCTTAATACCCGCATTGGAACCGCCTATCTGGGACAGCTTAACCAACAGTTTGCAGGGGACATGGTACTGGCCCTGGCGGCTTATAACGCCGGTCCGGGGGCTGTCGAAGCTTATGGCGGCATACCGCCGTATGAGGAAACCCAAAGCTATGTTCAGCGGGTTATTGGCTATTGGTATCAAACCGTAGGCAAGGGTTTGCCTGCTGACAGCGGCTATGCCGGCCAGTGGGAGTCAATACAGGCTGGTTTAGGCTGGCTGACGGTGATAACTGTGGGGCTGGCGGTTTTGGCAGGCCGGCGTTTGTACCGGTCGGCAGGTTCGTGGCGGTGGAGGTGA
- a CDS encoding ferredoxin family protein, whose amino-acid sequence MNKLDYWLGLLHFTPDEQHQHICIADPALCQDCRDKPCLTFCPVGVFSGGQTDSQPVAVCYRQCLECGACRLICPNIDFSYPRNGCGVEFREG is encoded by the coding sequence ATGAACAAGCTTGATTACTGGCTGGGACTATTGCATTTCACCCCTGATGAACAGCATCAGCACATTTGCATCGCCGACCCGGCGCTGTGTCAGGACTGCCGGGACAAGCCCTGCCTTACCTTCTGCCCGGTCGGTGTGTTTTCCGGCGGACAGACCGACAGCCAGCCGGTGGCCGTATGCTATCGCCAGTGCCTGGAGTGCGGCGCCTGCCGGCTGATCTGCCCAAACATCGATTTTTCTTACCCCCGGAACGGCTGCGGCGTGGAATTCCGCGAGGGTTGA
- a CDS encoding Ger(x)C family spore germination protein, whose protein sequence is MIQQANVRISAVTAVLAVLLVGFSLLLSGCWDRRELQERNFVLAVGVDYAEPPADSAEQAERQTETFVQPKGRKVYLLSLQVLNLSASDNNAESGPGGAEKYFVIANSGQTLFEIVRDMAGQVSRTLWFEHIQTIVINEEVLKEDGLNPIVDFFSRDSEMRARIRVITTPGQARKVLEFKTPNGEPSGIFLNGLLRNHVKDAHLMGARTDMGFVLQFLANKMDFLLPRVVLSGDVLKVGGGIAIKQDKMVGITDEYTTKGIKLIRATEKSVLITVNCPDHPEMIFTFELFQHHTKLTPRIDGDKITFTLDIYMIGNIGELQRCPDPGHKASDPEFVKQLEVLFADEVKRNVLHSWQEMQKMEADVLAAGKTLKGYRPEVWEKVQDRWPEVFATIPLEPSVNVTIRGSGERI, encoded by the coding sequence ATGATTCAACAGGCTAACGTCCGGATTTCGGCGGTTACCGCCGTTTTGGCTGTGCTGCTGGTGGGGTTCAGTTTGCTGCTCAGCGGCTGCTGGGACCGGCGGGAACTGCAGGAGCGCAATTTTGTGCTGGCGGTAGGCGTTGATTACGCCGAGCCGCCGGCGGACAGCGCGGAACAGGCTGAACGTCAAACGGAAACTTTTGTCCAGCCCAAAGGCCGGAAGGTTTATCTGCTTAGTTTGCAGGTGCTGAATTTATCAGCATCCGATAATAATGCGGAAAGCGGCCCCGGCGGGGCTGAAAAGTATTTTGTCATAGCCAACAGCGGCCAGACGCTGTTTGAAATCGTCCGGGATATGGCCGGTCAGGTAAGCCGGACTTTGTGGTTTGAGCATATTCAGACTATTGTTATTAATGAAGAAGTGCTGAAAGAGGACGGCCTCAATCCGATTGTCGACTTTTTTTCCCGCGATTCGGAAATGCGGGCCAGGATCAGGGTAATTACTACGCCTGGCCAAGCCCGCAAAGTGCTTGAGTTTAAAACGCCGAACGGTGAGCCCAGCGGGATTTTTCTGAACGGATTATTGCGCAATCATGTCAAAGATGCCCATTTGATGGGAGCGCGTACCGATATGGGATTTGTGCTGCAGTTCCTGGCCAACAAAATGGACTTTCTTTTACCCCGGGTTGTGCTGAGCGGCGATGTGCTGAAGGTGGGCGGCGGCATAGCGATAAAACAGGATAAAATGGTCGGAATTACGGATGAATATACCACCAAAGGCATAAAGCTCATCCGGGCAACCGAGAAATCGGTCCTGATTACCGTTAACTGTCCGGACCATCCGGAAATGATTTTTACTTTTGAGCTGTTTCAGCATCATACCAAGCTGACGCCGCGTATCGACGGCGATAAAATCACCTTTACGCTGGACATTTACATGATTGGCAATATTGGCGAGCTGCAGCGTTGTCCTGACCCCGGACACAAGGCTTCCGATCCGGAGTTTGTCAAACAGCTTGAGGTGCTGTTTGCCGATGAGGTCAAACGGAATGTCCTGCACTCCTGGCAGGAGATGCAGAAAATGGAGGCGGATGTGCTGGCGGCGGGCAAAACGCTCAAAGGATACCGGCCTGAGGTCTGGGAGAAAGTCCAGGACCGCTGGCCGGAGGTTTTCGCAACCATACCGCTGGAACCATCGGTTAATGTCACAATTCGCGGTTCGGGTGAACGAATCTGA
- a CDS encoding methyl-accepting chemotaxis protein, with protein sequence MFKRMVTMLSTKRQLLQGAVRAKIKPAALRSFMTGQGRLHGIDRQTLVKSATSLRAKAALYTVVTCMIPVAAVGWYFIHETAAGLTEAAIERNSQVAERIASDIGSLLQTKKNFLMLASADAAIRSLDREAGRRQLSMLQPFYGSNDPLFIVGSDGQQILRTDEKPLVNVADHEYFKQGIKGRAGFAGPVKSEADGSLTLIGAAPIYGADHKVEGLLGANIELANLRFMVEQVLSQNPGYGVTILDANLIPVFHQGDSSAVEEQRALTEPLYSTAVEEQSGSSVGILRGQEYFTSYRPIADSGWIAVVTYPKAVVSERIAAMIERGAAVTLLIIAVFAAAGLYFTKQALAPLQQLANGVENVAKGNLTYRLNYRRQDELGQVSAAFDEMTARLQEIVLSVKQSSALVFEASGSVAAACAQSQAGSAQVAAAVGSIAGKLADQGQTTADAQRQLQELAKLTAGVDEAMVSIARSAGQCAFFANDGQAVIARTLGNMGQLKQLMEKAGQMVGSLGESTREIGNISTAIAAIASQTNLLALNAAIEAARAGEAGRGFAVVADEVRKLAEQSAGATKNIAEITRKVAAETESVLAAMQDSYTHVDEGVNIAQISSTAFANIIGAAQGVQQQAEAGKQQTGGQLGHCRSALQAVEGIHCLAGENTHSAQDIAAVSEEQAAAAQDINGSIEKLKVMARQLDCLVEQFRIS encoded by the coding sequence GTGTTCAAGCGAATGGTCACAATGCTCAGCACTAAGCGGCAATTACTCCAGGGAGCGGTTCGCGCCAAAATCAAGCCGGCGGCACTGCGAAGCTTTATGACCGGGCAGGGCAGGCTGCACGGCATCGACAGGCAAACCTTGGTTAAATCAGCGACTTCATTGCGGGCCAAAGCTGCGTTATATACAGTAGTCACCTGCATGATCCCGGTGGCGGCAGTAGGCTGGTATTTTATTCATGAAACAGCGGCGGGCCTGACTGAGGCTGCAATTGAGCGAAATAGCCAGGTCGCCGAACGGATTGCAAGCGATATCGGGAGCCTGCTGCAAACGAAAAAGAATTTTTTAATGCTTGCCAGCGCTGATGCTGCCATCAGGTCCCTGGATCGTGAAGCCGGCCGGCGGCAGTTGTCAATGCTGCAGCCTTTTTACGGCAGCAATGACCCGTTGTTTATCGTCGGGTCCGACGGGCAACAAATTTTACGGACCGATGAGAAGCCGCTGGTGAATGTGGCCGATCATGAATATTTTAAACAGGGAATCAAAGGGCGCGCCGGCTTTGCCGGACCGGTCAAAAGCGAGGCTGACGGCAGTTTGACCTTGATTGGCGCAGCGCCCATTTATGGCGCTGACCACAAGGTTGAGGGCCTGCTCGGGGCGAATATCGAGCTGGCCAACCTCCGGTTTATGGTGGAGCAGGTGTTGTCGCAAAACCCGGGTTATGGGGTAACGATTCTTGACGCAAACCTGATTCCGGTATTTCATCAGGGTGATTCGTCGGCAGTTGAGGAACAGCGGGCCTTAACCGAACCGTTATACAGTACAGCGGTGGAAGAGCAAAGCGGCAGCAGTGTGGGAATTTTGCGCGGTCAGGAATATTTTACCTCATACCGCCCCATCGCCGACAGCGGCTGGATTGCTGTTGTCACCTATCCCAAAGCTGTGGTTTCGGAGAGAATTGCGGCAATGATTGAACGCGGCGCGGCGGTAACGCTATTGATCATTGCCGTTTTTGCGGCAGCCGGTCTGTATTTTACCAAACAGGCGCTCGCGCCTTTACAGCAGTTGGCAAACGGAGTGGAAAATGTCGCAAAAGGAAATTTAACCTACCGGCTGAACTACCGGCGGCAGGATGAATTGGGACAGGTATCCGCCGCCTTTGATGAAATGACTGCCAGATTGCAGGAAATCGTTTTGTCGGTAAAGCAATCGTCGGCCTTGGTATTTGAAGCCAGCGGCAGTGTCGCCGCGGCCTGCGCCCAGTCGCAGGCCGGCAGTGCGCAGGTGGCGGCCGCTGTTGGCAGCATTGCCGGTAAACTGGCTGATCAGGGACAAACGACTGCCGACGCCCAACGGCAATTGCAGGAGCTGGCCAAGCTTACCGCCGGCGTTGATGAAGCTATGGTCAGCATTGCCCGGTCTGCTGGTCAATGCGCCTTTTTCGCCAACGACGGACAGGCTGTCATTGCGCGGACTCTGGGAAATATGGGGCAGCTAAAACAGCTGATGGAGAAAGCCGGACAGATGGTCGGCAGTTTGGGTGAAAGCACCCGGGAGATTGGCAATATCTCCACCGCAATAGCAGCCATTGCCAGCCAGACCAATTTATTAGCGCTTAATGCGGCGATAGAAGCCGCCCGGGCGGGCGAAGCCGGCCGGGGCTTTGCTGTTGTTGCCGATGAAGTGCGCAAGCTGGCCGAGCAGTCGGCGGGGGCCACGAAAAATATTGCCGAAATTACCCGTAAGGTAGCTGCTGAAACCGAAAGTGTGCTGGCGGCGATGCAGGACAGTTATACTCATGTTGATGAAGGCGTTAACATAGCCCAAATCAGCAGCACTGCTTTCGCGAATATTATCGGAGCGGCCCAGGGGGTCCAGCAACAGGCGGAGGCCGGCAAACAGCAGACAGGCGGACAACTGGGGCATTGCCGGAGTGCATTGCAGGCGGTTGAGGGCATTCATTGTCTGGCCGGGGAAAACACGCACAGCGCCCAGGATATTGCAGCCGTAAGTGAAGAACAGGCTGCTGCTGCCCAGGACATTAACGGGTCCATTGAAAAGCTCAAGGTCATGGCCCGGCAATTGGACTGTCTGGTAGAGCAATTTAGAATTAGCTGA
- a CDS encoding S1 domain-containing RNA-binding protein — protein MSIEVGSVVEGVVTGITNFGAFVELPGGKVGLIHISEVADVYVRDVKDFLKEQDKVKVKVLSVDERGKIGLSIKQLQQASSNSAPPPRRTHANDHRRPNRFNSVTFEDKLNKFLKDSDERLSDLKKNTDSKRGGRGGARRAE, from the coding sequence ATGTCCATCGAAGTTGGCAGTGTGGTAGAGGGCGTTGTAACCGGAATCACAAATTTTGGTGCATTTGTCGAGCTGCCGGGAGGAAAAGTAGGTCTTATTCATATTTCGGAAGTTGCTGACGTTTATGTCCGCGATGTAAAAGATTTTCTTAAGGAACAGGATAAAGTCAAAGTAAAGGTATTATCAGTTGATGAACGCGGGAAAATTGGATTGTCCATTAAGCAGCTTCAACAAGCTAGTTCTAACTCCGCACCACCACCAAGGCGAACGCACGCCAACGACCATCGGCGTCCTAATCGTTTCAACAGCGTTACTTTCGAGGATAAACTGAACAAGTTTCTGAAAGATAGTGATGAACGTCTGTCTGATTTGAAGAAAAACACCGATTCCAAACGCGGCGGACGCGGCGGCGCCCGCCGGGCTGAGTAA
- a CDS encoding FtsB family cell division protein, whose translation MMQRRRTFRVKWFRLIVVTLSAYLIYAGVNQYNQLSAIQQEQTMIKLQLEQAREVNASLTEERKRLNDRAYIEKLAREELGLAKPGETLYMPADKN comes from the coding sequence ATGATGCAACGGCGACGTACGTTCCGGGTTAAATGGTTCCGTTTGATTGTTGTAACGTTATCTGCTTATTTAATCTACGCCGGCGTTAACCAGTACAACCAATTAAGCGCTATTCAGCAGGAACAGACAATGATTAAGCTGCAACTGGAACAGGCCCGTGAGGTTAATGCCAGTCTGACCGAGGAACGAAAGCGGCTGAATGACCGCGCCTATATTGAAAAACTGGCCAGGGAAGAACTGGGGCTGGCCAAACCGGGCGAAACTCTTTATATGCCGGCAGATAAAAATTAA